Proteins encoded by one window of Blautia argi:
- a CDS encoding SpaA isopeptide-forming pilin-related protein has protein sequence MKVKQKAKRVVSGLLTAVTLLSTVLSPINSYAAELPKERKLPLLEEVQSQLDEDEIVLAKDHQVEVGTSFDVKTDFTGLEIKDSAKVKITFEEAKNEQGEDFTTSHADTYKTVYYVETVNQEHPNYQISRNVVVKEIEKESESPSADAEQSETKETEEDKEDSEKPSEIPIETPDVSEGNAAFDALVEQMTEQDTFDEGSGLALHDVMEQAVEQGVDFNGMEPGEITTIKAMARTAGVGSQQVTIEKGPIYRYADYGLGTYLTEPYYISYGSVRATAYCIQPAKPGPESGTYTITKLADNQALAKVCYYGTDAAGAESYFANKHSDFSAGKRFILVHMAAAYAYGSSDAFYGTNATGQELAMDIYNYCVKKPEIPDVSMSFSDANVKAYVEGNTQRTKEITFHAAGQQSVTISLPSGVRFHNVSTGSTSAPGAKVTIQGGTKFYLSAPLTQASDTAEVFATTMAGGLEKDYSAYKLTTNSSTQDLAFIFGEGVETTNKVSLNVTWTKQAEIAIVKNDKDTGNHLAGAIYGVYRDKECSDLITQMPATDSKGGSKVTIEKIQDVVYVKEIQPPANYQADPTVYPVDVNIGKTSTKNVLNERTYAKIHLIKEDAQTGANPQGDATLEGAVYGLYARENIVHPDGTTGIVHKAGDLVSTLKVDQKGDAVVKDLYLGKYFVKEIQAPEGYLLDETEHDVECSYEGGTVPTIERTVKSTELVMKQPFQIIKAANNGETDAELLKGAGFSAYLKSSLEKKENGSYDFSHAEPVILTADGKTEMFTDEKGYACSIPLPYGTYIVRETTTPHNYKPVEDFEITIRENNPDKPQVWKVLLDKEFSAKLKIIKKDDETKKPVLVAGTEFKIYDLDHKKYVEQVTTYPTVTVHKSFFTDSQGYLILPKHLEIGHYRIEEVTAPDGYVVNKNYVEITVDSDTAYEVDGVSGDVIIEVSYEDQPVKGNLIVYKKGEMLSGFENDFIYEEQYLSGAEFEVRAAEDICTPDHQKDADGNRIVLYAKDTLVATITTGESGKAVAKDLPLGRYYVVETKAPEGFVLNPEPVTVALTYQDQETPVVEAEAMVGNDRQKVSISVEKQDIENGQVLSGALFGIYNKKDIQANGKVLVKADTLLQEMTSDENGMATCTLDLPFGEYYVKELKAPEGFVSSDEVLEFVAEYQGQETKLVFLQTVKKNEPTTAEFTKSDLTTGVELEGARLKVMDKDGNVIDEWTSEKDKPHVIKRLVVGETYTLHEEFAPYGYLKATDVTFTVKDTAEVQKVEMKDEVPKGLLIINKKGEFLEKITLLDNVKGTVEHFFEYITGNLSEVTFEVYAAEDIKAADGVSANHYKKDELVGTITTDEKGIAKMEDLPVGKYYVKEVKTAHGFVLDGEPRFVDLTYRDQDTPVVTFDEEWQNNRQKIKVTVLKKAKDTDRMLEGAIFGLFTKEEIKSRDGKVLMEAGTLIEQKTTDENGQILFKADLPVDGTYIVKEIYAPDGFVTSKEEKEFSFEYGKPEEAEVSYEFVFENEPTTVELTKTDLTTGKELPGAHLKVTDEDGNVIDEWVSTEKAHVIKELTVGKSYTMTETKPADGYVTAESITFTVENTAEIQKQEMKDDVTKVLISKQDIAGKELSGAKLTILDEEGNVIESWTSTEEAHYIEMLPIGTYTLREETAPEGYLIAKDVVFEVKDTAEVQKVVMVDEEKPKESTPEGGKPSKDAPKTGDNSNLLLWLIVLGMSLSGVVVLGRKIKKKRDCPCSAGNTQGRFFQRPRG, from the coding sequence ATGAAAGTGAAACAAAAAGCAAAGCGGGTTGTATCCGGATTGCTGACAGCGGTCACTCTTTTATCTACGGTGTTATCACCAATCAACAGTTATGCTGCGGAGCTTCCGAAAGAAAGAAAACTGCCTCTTTTGGAAGAGGTACAAAGCCAGCTAGATGAAGATGAAATTGTTTTGGCAAAGGATCATCAAGTGGAAGTGGGAACAAGTTTTGACGTGAAAACAGATTTTACAGGGTTAGAGATCAAGGATTCAGCAAAGGTAAAGATTACTTTTGAGGAAGCAAAGAATGAGCAGGGAGAGGATTTTACAACATCCCACGCAGATACCTATAAAACTGTTTATTATGTAGAAACGGTCAATCAGGAACATCCGAATTATCAGATCAGCAGAAATGTAGTCGTAAAGGAAATAGAAAAAGAGAGTGAAAGTCCTTCAGCAGATGCAGAGCAATCCGAAACAAAAGAGACGGAAGAAGATAAGGAGGATTCAGAGAAGCCGTCAGAAATCCCAATAGAGACACCGGATGTATCAGAAGGAAATGCTGCTTTTGATGCTTTGGTAGAACAGATGACAGAGCAGGATACCTTTGATGAAGGATCGGGATTAGCATTACATGATGTAATGGAACAGGCAGTAGAACAAGGTGTTGATTTTAATGGAATGGAACCAGGTGAGATTACTACAATCAAAGCGATGGCTAGAACTGCAGGTGTAGGATCTCAGCAGGTAACTATTGAAAAAGGTCCAATATACCGATATGCAGACTACGGGCTTGGAACATATCTTACAGAGCCGTATTATATTTCTTATGGAAGTGTAAGAGCAACGGCTTATTGTATCCAGCCGGCAAAACCGGGACCAGAATCCGGCACTTATACAATCACAAAGCTGGCTGACAATCAGGCTCTTGCAAAGGTATGTTATTACGGTACCGATGCGGCAGGTGCAGAAAGTTATTTTGCGAACAAGCACAGTGATTTTTCAGCAGGAAAGAGATTTATTCTTGTCCATATGGCGGCGGCTTATGCTTATGGCAGTAGTGATGCGTTCTATGGAACCAATGCAACAGGACAGGAACTAGCAATGGATATTTACAATTATTGTGTAAAGAAGCCTGAGATACCGGATGTGTCTATGTCATTTTCCGATGCCAATGTAAAGGCTTATGTAGAAGGAAATACACAGCGTACAAAGGAAATCACATTCCATGCGGCAGGACAGCAGAGTGTGACGATCAGCCTTCCATCCGGAGTGCGTTTTCACAACGTAAGTACAGGAAGTACAAGCGCACCGGGAGCAAAGGTAACGATCCAAGGTGGCACAAAGTTTTACCTTTCTGCACCGCTTACACAGGCAAGTGATACTGCAGAAGTATTTGCTACAACCATGGCAGGCGGCCTGGAAAAAGATTATTCTGCGTATAAGCTGACAACGAATTCCAGTACCCAGGATCTTGCCTTTATTTTTGGAGAAGGTGTGGAAACAACAAATAAAGTAAGCCTGAATGTTACATGGACAAAGCAGGCGGAAATTGCGATTGTAAAAAATGATAAAGACACCGGAAACCATCTGGCAGGAGCCATTTATGGTGTTTACCGTGATAAGGAGTGTTCAGATCTGATCACGCAGATGCCAGCAACAGATAGCAAGGGCGGTTCTAAAGTAACGATTGAAAAAATACAGGATGTTGTGTATGTAAAAGAGATCCAGCCACCGGCAAATTATCAGGCAGATCCAACTGTTTATCCAGTAGATGTCAATATCGGTAAAACAAGTACAAAGAATGTTCTGAATGAACGTACTTATGCAAAGATCCATCTGATCAAAGAAGATGCACAAACAGGAGCAAATCCACAAGGAGATGCGACTTTAGAAGGTGCGGTGTATGGCCTCTATGCGAGAGAAAACATTGTACATCCAGATGGAACAACAGGAATTGTCCATAAAGCCGGTGATCTTGTATCTACCTTAAAAGTAGATCAGAAGGGAGATGCGGTGGTTAAAGACCTGTATCTTGGAAAATATTTTGTAAAAGAGATCCAGGCACCGGAAGGATATCTGTTAGACGAGACAGAGCATGATGTGGAATGTTCTTATGAAGGTGGCACAGTTCCAACGATAGAACGTACTGTGAAATCAACAGAACTTGTTATGAAACAGCCGTTCCAGATCATAAAAGCTGCGAACAATGGAGAAACGGATGCAGAGCTGTTAAAAGGTGCAGGCTTCAGCGCTTACTTAAAGAGCAGCCTGGAGAAAAAAGAAAATGGAAGTTATGATTTCTCCCATGCAGAGCCAGTCATCCTTACAGCAGATGGTAAAACGGAAATGTTCACAGATGAGAAAGGGTATGCGTGCAGTATTCCGCTTCCATACGGAACGTATATTGTACGAGAAACAACCACACCTCATAATTATAAACCGGTAGAGGATTTTGAGATTACCATCCGTGAAAACAATCCGGATAAACCGCAGGTTTGGAAGGTACTGCTGGATAAAGAGTTTTCTGCAAAGTTAAAGATCATCAAAAAAGATGATGAAACAAAGAAACCGGTGTTAGTAGCCGGTACAGAATTTAAAATTTATGATCTGGATCATAAGAAATATGTGGAACAGGTAACAACCTATCCTACGGTCACAGTCCATAAATCTTTCTTTACGGACAGCCAGGGATACCTGATCTTACCGAAACACTTAGAGATCGGGCACTATCGTATTGAAGAAGTGACAGCACCGGATGGATATGTTGTCAACAAAAACTATGTAGAGATCACCGTGGATTCGGATACTGCCTATGAAGTAGATGGAGTAAGTGGAGATGTGATCATTGAAGTTTCCTATGAAGATCAGCCGGTAAAGGGAAATCTTATTGTGTATAAGAAAGGTGAGATGCTTTCTGGTTTTGAGAATGACTTTATCTATGAGGAACAGTATCTTTCCGGAGCAGAATTTGAAGTAAGAGCTGCAGAAGATATCTGTACTCCGGATCATCAGAAAGATGCAGATGGAAACCGTATCGTACTTTATGCAAAAGATACGCTCGTGGCAACGATCACAACGGGAGAGAGTGGAAAAGCTGTAGCAAAGGATCTTCCTCTTGGAAGATACTATGTAGTGGAAACTAAGGCACCGGAAGGATTTGTATTAAATCCAGAACCGGTAACGGTTGCATTAACATATCAGGATCAGGAAACACCAGTCGTTGAAGCAGAAGCAATGGTAGGAAATGACAGACAGAAGGTATCAATTTCCGTAGAAAAACAGGATATAGAAAACGGGCAGGTATTATCCGGAGCTTTGTTTGGCATCTATAACAAGAAAGATATCCAGGCAAATGGAAAAGTTCTTGTGAAAGCAGATACCTTATTACAGGAAATGACATCCGATGAGAACGGTATGGCAACATGCACCCTGGATCTTCCATTTGGAGAATACTATGTAAAAGAATTAAAAGCGCCGGAAGGTTTTGTTTCTTCGGATGAGGTGCTGGAATTTGTTGCAGAGTATCAGGGACAGGAGACAAAGCTTGTTTTCTTACAGACTGTAAAGAAAAATGAACCAACTACAGCAGAATTCACAAAGTCTGATCTGACTACAGGCGTAGAGCTGGAGGGTGCAAGATTGAAGGTCATGGATAAAGATGGAAATGTTATCGATGAATGGACATCTGAAAAGGATAAGCCACATGTGATCAAGCGTCTGGTTGTCGGAGAAACCTATACCCTTCATGAAGAATTTGCTCCATATGGTTATCTGAAAGCAACGGATGTGACATTTACGGTCAAAGATACTGCCGAAGTACAGAAAGTGGAAATGAAGGATGAAGTACCAAAAGGACTTTTGATCATCAACAAAAAGGGAGAATTTTTAGAGAAGATCACCCTTTTGGATAATGTGAAAGGAACGGTAGAACATTTCTTTGAATATATCACAGGAAACTTAAGTGAAGTCACTTTTGAAGTCTATGCTGCAGAAGATATCAAGGCTGCGGATGGTGTAAGCGCAAACCATTATAAGAAAGATGAGCTGGTAGGCACGATCACAACCGATGAAAAGGGAATCGCAAAAATGGAAGACCTTCCGGTAGGAAAATATTATGTGAAGGAAGTGAAAACGGCACATGGTTTTGTACTGGATGGAGAGCCTAGATTTGTGGATCTGACCTATCGCGATCAGGATACGCCAGTGGTTACTTTTGATGAAGAATGGCAGAACAACCGCCAGAAGATAAAAGTAACTGTCCTTAAAAAAGCAAAGGATACAGACCGTATGCTGGAAGGTGCGATCTTCGGGTTATTTACAAAAGAAGAGATCAAAAGCAGAGATGGAAAAGTCCTGATGGAAGCCGGAACGCTGATCGAGCAGAAAACAACGGATGAAAATGGACAGATCCTTTTCAAAGCAGATCTTCCAGTAGATGGAACTTATATCGTAAAAGAAATCTATGCTCCGGATGGTTTTGTGACATCGAAAGAAGAAAAGGAATTCTCTTTTGAGTATGGAAAACCAGAAGAAGCCGAGGTTTCCTATGAGTTTGTTTTTGAAAATGAGCCGACAACGGTAGAACTTACGAAAACAGACCTTACCACAGGAAAAGAACTTCCGGGGGCACATCTGAAGGTGACAGATGAAGACGGAAATGTAATCGATGAGTGGGTATCTACAGAGAAAGCTCATGTGATCAAAGAGCTGACAGTTGGAAAATCCTATACGATGACAGAGACAAAACCGGCAGATGGATATGTAACTGCAGAGAGCATTACCTTTACAGTAGAAAATACTGCAGAAATCCAGAAACAGGAGATGAAAGATGATGTGACAAAGGTATTGATCTCGAAACAGGATATTGCAGGAAAGGAACTTTCAGGTGCAAAACTGACCATCTTGGATGAAGAAGGAAATGTGATTGAAAGTTGGACTTCAACAGAAGAGGCACATTATATAGAGATGCTTCCAATCGGAACATATACGCTCCGAGAAGAGACAGCACCGGAAGGATATCTGATTGCAAAGGATGTGGTATTTGAAGTAAAAGATACCGCCGAAGTGCAGAAGGTTGTTATGGTTGATGAGGAAAAACCAAAGGAAAGCACTCCGGAAGGTGGAAAACCGTCGAAAGAT